One Punica granatum isolate Tunisia-2019 chromosome 3, ASM765513v2, whole genome shotgun sequence genomic window carries:
- the LOC116201391 gene encoding uncharacterized protein At4g22758: MLLSKQKKNQSPRGNRLLVSITVMGSAGPIRFVVNEEELVAAVIDTALKSYAREGRLPVLGSDLDDFLLYCPNYGSDALSPWDTIGSQGARNFLLCKKPQSERTDGERSAAAITRKGGLSWKSWINKSFNLKISSH, from the exons ATGTTGCTCAGCAAGCAGAAGAAGAACCAGAGCCCCAGGGGCAACAGGCTCCTTGTTAGTATCACCGTCATGGGGAGCGCGGGCCCGATCCGCTTCGTCGTGAATGAGGAGGAACTCGTCGCGGCCGTCATCGACACGGCTCTTAAGTCCTACGCACGGGAGGGGAGGCTTCCGGTCTTGGGTTCCGACCTCGACGATTTCCTGCTCTACTGTCCCAATTATGGATCTGATG CTTTGAGTCCCTGGGACACGATTGGATCTCAAGGCGCACGGAACTTCCTGCTATGCAAGAAGCCGCAGAGCGAGAGGACCGACGGCGAAAGATCAGCAGCTGCAATCACCCGCAAGGGTGGGTTAAGCTGGAAGTCATGGATCAACAAGTCATTCAACCTCAAAATTTCTTCCCACTGA
- the LOC116200492 gene encoding histone H4-like: MSGRKKGGKGLGKGRAKHHLMVLWDNILGITKPSIIKLARKGSVKRISGLIYEETRGVLKIFLKNVIRDAVAYIEHANRKTMIAMDVVSSTRRPIHGSLLFDNSYFGESCCL; the protein is encoded by the coding sequence ATGTCTGGGCGTAAAAAGGGAGGCAAAGGGCTCGGAAAGGGAAGAGCCAAGCATCACCTTATGGTCCTTTGGGACAACATTTTGGGGATCACCAAGCCGAGCATCATCAAGCTGGCCCGTAAGGGCAGCGTGAAGCGTATCAGTGGTCTCATCTACGAGGAGACCCGTGGGGTGCTAAAGATCTTCCTCAAGAACGTCATCAGAGATGCCGTGGCCTACATTGAGCACGCCAACCGCAAGACTATGATCGCCATGGATGTTGTctcatctacaaggagaccaATACATGGAAGTTTGCTCTTTGATAATTCTTATTTTGGTGAAAGCTGTTGTTTGTGA